The sequence below is a genomic window from Sulfitobacter sp. DSM 110093.
CCGTTTTTCACGACGATTTCGTTCACTCCAAAATCTCGGAGGCGGGCAATTGTATCATCGGGGGTTTTGTCGCCCCAGAGTTTTTGTTCATCTTCAAAGCTAGGTAGGGCAATGTCGGTAAGTCCGTTGACCTGTGAGATCGCCATCCGAGCCTCCTCTGCCGAGGACCATAGCCGCGGCCTGACATTGGGATCGAAAGATACTCGCGCTCCGAGTCGTCGAGCCCGTTTGATTGATGCGACCAAAACACACCGTGCTTCAGGTGTCAGAATAGCCAGAGTGATCCCAGAAAAGTGGATCAGCCCAGCACCTTCCAGTTTGGCATCAAGCCAGTCCCCATCATCGGCCAATAGGCGGGCTGCGGATTGGTCTCGCCAGTACTGGAAACTGCGTTCAACGCCATCTACGTCGATCAAATACAAACCCATGGTTCGGCCCGACACACGACCAATAGAAGAGACATCCAAGCCGTCTGCCTCGATCTCGTCGACAAAGGCGTCAGAGGTCGTGTCGGTTCCCACCTTGGTGAGCAACGCGACGGGCGACCTCGAGCCTGCGACCTGTGACATATGCCAGA
It includes:
- a CDS encoding sugar kinase, whose product is MLKFNTAKTFAIGEAMIEMAPIGEGTYRRNFAGDTFNTVWHMSQVAGSRSPVALLTKVGTDTTSDAFVDEIEADGLDVSSIGRVSGRTMGLYLIDVDGVERSFQYWRDQSAARLLADDGDWLDAKLEGAGLIHFSGITLAILTPEARCVLVASIKRARRLGARVSFDPNVRPRLWSSAEEARMAISQVNGLTDIALPSFEDEQKLWGDKTPDDTIARLRDFGVNEIVVKNGAAPAIAWTGVDQVSIPTPPVENIQDTSGAGDAFNAGYFVARLRGSKPAAAIPFGQKMAAEVIGHFGARIPKGRIPDLASLDTT